ATTCAAACCCTATTCCGCCCTCCAATTGAGCAGCCCCTGATTGACTCACTTCGTGCTTAGCGCACGCGATTTAAATATAAAGTTATAGATTAGGAACGATTTCAATGAACAAAATTTTTGCCCTTGTGGCATCGCTATTGATGGCATTTTCAGTCCAAGCGACCACTTTCACTGAAGGCGACTACTACACAGTCATCGACCAACCAAAAGCAAGCAAACCAACAGTCACTGAGTACTTCTCATTTTACTGCCCACACTGCTATCAATTTGAATCAATAGTTAAAAATCTAAAACCAGCTTTGGCTGATGATGTCACTTTCGAAAAAGTGCATGTTGGTTTTATGGGCGGTGAGATGGCCGAACCTATGGTCAAAGCCTACGCGACCATGCAACAGTTGCAGGTCGAAGACCATATGATCCCAAAAATGTTTGAACAAATTCATATCCTGCGCCAAGCACCACGCAACGAAGAAGAGCTGCGCAAAGTGTTCACCGACAATGGGGTCAGTGCCAGTGCCTTTGACCTAGCGTATAACAGTAAAGCCGTCGAGATGAGACTAAAAGAATACGATAAACGCTTTAAAAACAGCACATTGCGCGGCGTGCCAGCAATTGTAGTCAACAACAAGTACATCGTGGTTGCGAGTAAGATCAAAAGCTTTGACGAGTACAATCAACTTGTGAACTACCTACTCACCTTGTAACAACACAATTAAGTGAGCCAGGGCATTTTGCTCTGGCTTTTTTACGGATAACCAATATGAACTTAGAACACTTCGATGCCATCTACCAACGCGCAGCCGAGCGTAAAGGCGGCGAGTTAGCACTCGAGTCCATGCTGTCTACTCCGCTGACTCAGCAAGAACTCTTGTCGATTACCGATGATCGTTGGCTGTCAGCTTTTTCAATGAAAGTTTTTCAAAGTGGTATGAGCTGGAAAGTCGTCAGAAACAAATGGCCCAACTTTGAAGAACTGTTTTTTGGCTTTAAAATTGGGCCGCTACTTATGCTCTCGGATGAGCAGTGGGAAGCGAAGTCGATTGATAAGCGTATTATTCGCCACCACAGTAAAGTCATGTCGATTGCCGCCAATGCACAAATGATCTATGAAGCGGGAATCAAACATGGTTCATTCGCGCAGATGGTTGCCCAATGGCCAAGCGACGATATAACGGGGTTGTGGCTCTACCTTAAAAAGCATGGTCAACGACTTGGCGGAAACACTGGCCCTTATGCGTTGCGCCAAATGGGTGTCGATACCTTTATCTTGTCACAGGATGTCGAAGCTTACCTGCGCAGCTACAAAATCATTGAAGGTGGACGAGACACTAAGCGATCATTGGCTCAATGTAATCAGGCGTTTAGTTTTTGGCAGCAGCAAAGTGGCCGTAGCCTGACTCACATTAGCCAAATCATCGCCTTCAGTTGCGGTGATAATCGGATGTAAGTGGCTATTTTGCAGTAAGCTTTGCACTTTTTACCGCGTCAGTTCCAAATTAGCCACCTAGGTTTATTTTTCGTTCGCAATTACCCTGTATACTCAACATCGGTATCATTTAGTGTTGATGGATAAATGCGAACGAAACTAGCTTTACTGCTCCCCTTGATTGTGACGGCTTGCGCCTCAAGTGACAATCACCCACTTTACACCCAATCTCAGGTACAACCTGTCACTCAATATCACTCGTTTGATCAGTATGTTGATCTCACTAAGCAGCAACTCCTCGATAATCGCTATTTTCTAACCGACGATAAAACGGCCGAATTGCGTGCCAACATGCCAAGCGAGCTAAAACCCAACACTCAAGAAAGACCGCATAAAGGCGTACTACTTATCCATGGTTTAGGTGATTCACCCTACTCTTTTACGGATTTATCACGTTCGCTGCAGCAACAGGGCTTTTTGGTGAGAACGATACTTCTGCCTGGGCATGGCACACGCCCTGCCGATATGCTCGACGTTGATTCAGAACAATGGAATGAGTTGGTTCAAAAGCAAGTAGCACTGTTGAAACGCGAAGTCGATCAAGTGTATTTAGGTGGCTTTTCTACTGGCGGTAATCTCGCCTACTCTTACGCAGCAAAAGACAAGTCAATTAAGGGCTTGATGCTCTTTTCTCCCGGCTTTGTCTCTAATGAACCACTCACCTTCGCAACCCCTTGGCTAAGTTGGTTTAAACCTTGGTTAATTGAAGTCGAACCTAAGAACGTTACAAACTACACCCGTTATTTTATGGTACCAACCAATGGGTTTGCGCAATATTACAACACAACGAAGCAAGTGACAGAACTGCTCGAAGAACACCGTTTTGAACGCCCAGTGTTTATGGTACTCACCCAACACGACAGTGTATTAAACGCGCGAGCAATCAAAAGAATGTTCAATACTCAGTTTACTAACCCCAACAATCGATTGATTTGGTTTGGTTCACATCACTCGACCATTGAGGGAAAAACGCGTTATATCAATAGCTATGACAAATCCCTGCGGATTAGCAACATGTCTCACATGGGCGTACTCTTCTCTCCAGACAACCCTTACTATGGCATCAATGGTAGTGAACGTATTTGTCGTAACGGCTCAAA
This is a stretch of genomic DNA from Vibrio panuliri. It encodes these proteins:
- a CDS encoding DNA-3-methyladenine glycosylase I yields the protein MNLEHFDAIYQRAAERKGGELALESMLSTPLTQQELLSITDDRWLSAFSMKVFQSGMSWKVVRNKWPNFEELFFGFKIGPLLMLSDEQWEAKSIDKRIIRHHSKVMSIAANAQMIYEAGIKHGSFAQMVAQWPSDDITGLWLYLKKHGQRLGGNTGPYALRQMGVDTFILSQDVEAYLRSYKIIEGGRDTKRSLAQCNQAFSFWQQQSGRSLTHISQIIAFSCGDNRM
- a CDS encoding alpha/beta hydrolase; this encodes MRTKLALLLPLIVTACASSDNHPLYTQSQVQPVTQYHSFDQYVDLTKQQLLDNRYFLTDDKTAELRANMPSELKPNTQERPHKGVLLIHGLGDSPYSFTDLSRSLQQQGFLVRTILLPGHGTRPADMLDVDSEQWNELVQKQVALLKREVDQVYLGGFSTGGNLAYSYAAKDKSIKGLMLFSPGFVSNEPLTFATPWLSWFKPWLIEVEPKNVTNYTRYFMVPTNGFAQYYNTTKQVTELLEEHRFERPVFMVLTQHDSVLNARAIKRMFNTQFTNPNNRLIWFGSHHSTIEGKTRYINSYDKSLRISNMSHMGVLFSPDNPYYGINGSERICRNGSNMSDAEIQRCKAGEEVWYSAWDGKANSNIHARLTFNPWYDQMVEDLNATFSLNVAKN
- a CDS encoding thiol:disulfide interchange protein DsbA/DsbL, with translation MNKIFALVASLLMAFSVQATTFTEGDYYTVIDQPKASKPTVTEYFSFYCPHCYQFESIVKNLKPALADDVTFEKVHVGFMGGEMAEPMVKAYATMQQLQVEDHMIPKMFEQIHILRQAPRNEEELRKVFTDNGVSASAFDLAYNSKAVEMRLKEYDKRFKNSTLRGVPAIVVNNKYIVVASKIKSFDEYNQLVNYLLTL